A DNA window from Rhineura floridana isolate rRhiFlo1 chromosome 11, rRhiFlo1.hap2, whole genome shotgun sequence contains the following coding sequences:
- the CLN3 gene encoding battenin isoform X3 has protein sequence MGSPGGVWHHLPDDSEGEDEAVSPSEELETVLDACSQRRNIVGFWLLGLCNNFAYVVMLSAAHDVLRHQKVPASNETEPTPPSIPPESTANTSRYDCNTISTGAVLLADILPTLLIKFSAPFCIHLFPYGLRVAICVITAWGSFLLVAFSTSTAQSITGVVLASISSGLGEITFLALTSFFNSAVVSAWSSGTGGAGLIGALSYLGLTEAGLSPQHTLLIMTIVPVIMQASYSFVLSPPPQAPRCSWGVQPQTSLHASSSTQQPLLGVKSALQHKAQNPQLSLQEKGHIVKGLLKYLIPLAIVYFAEYFINQGLFELLYFHKAPFSHPQQYRWYQMLYQAGVFISRSSASCVRIRHIWLLAVLQCLNMVFLLVAVALMFIPSIYLVFALVLYEGLLGGAGYVNTFHCVSEESKPEHREFAMGVACTADTLGISLSGAIAIPVHKYFCHLH, from the exons ATGGGATCTCCTGGGGGTGTATGGCATCACCTCCCCGATGATTCTGAAG GGGAAGATGAAGCCGTGTCACCCTCTGAGGAACTCGAGACTGTTCTGGATGCTTGTAGCCAGCGAAGGAACATTGTAGGCTTCTG GTTGCTGGGACTCTGCAACAACTTTGCCTATGTGGTAATGCTGAGTGCTGCCCATGACGTTCTCCGCCATCAGAAGGTGCCAGCGAGTAATGAGACTGAGCCA ACTCCCCCCAGCATTCCTCCAGAGAGCACTGCAAACACTTCTCGTTATGACTGCAACACTATCTCTACAGGG GCTGTGTTGCTGGCTGACATTCTGCCCACCCTTCTCATCAAATTTAGTGCTCCATTTTGTATCCACTTGTTCCCATACGG CTTACGTGTCGCCATCTGTGTCATCACAGCCTGGGGCAGTTTCTTGCTAGTGGCTTTCTCAACAAGCACAGCCCAAAGCATCACAG GTGTTGTGCTGGCCAGCATATCATCTGGCCTGGGTGAAATAACGTTTCTGGCGCTCACATCTTTTTTCAACAG TGCTGTAGTGTCTGCCTGGTCTTCCGGAACAGGCGGGGCTGGCCTGATCGGGGCACTTTCCTACCTCGGGCTGACAGAAGCAGGTCTGAGCCCTCAACACACCCTCCTCATCATGACCATTGTTCCTGTCATCATGCAGGCCAG CTATTCCTTTGTGTTGTCTCCACCCCCTCAGGCCCCCCGCTGCAGCTGGGGTGTTCAACCACAGACATCTCTGCATGCTTCTTCCTCGACTCAGCAGCCACTCCTAGGGGTTAAATCTGCCCTCCAACACA AGGCACAAAACCCTCAGCTTAGCTTGCAGGAAAAGGGGCACATAGTCAAG GGTCTCTTAAAATACCTCATTCCTTTGGCCATTGTGTATTTTGCTGAATACTTCATCAACCAGGGGCTG TTTGAGCTGCTGTACTTCCACAAAGCACCTTTTAGTCACCCGCAACAATATCGTTG GTATCAAATGCTCTACCAGGCTGGGGTCTTTATTTCTCGTTCCTCTGCCAGCTGCGTACGGATTCGGCACATATGGCTCCTTGCAGTGCTGCAG TGCCTGAACATGGTGTTCCTCTTGGTTGCTGTGGCCCTAATGTTTATACCCAGCAtctatttggtttttgctctGGTGCTCTACGAGGGATTGCTGGGAGGAGCTGGCTATGTGAACACTTTCCACTGTGTCAGCGAAGAG AGCAAACCAGAGCACCGCGAGTTTGCCATGGGCGTTGCTTGTACAGCCGACACGTTGGGCATCTCACTTTCGGGTGCCATTGCTATCCCTGTCCACAAATATTTCTGTCACCTCCATTGA
- the CLN3 gene encoding battenin isoform X2, whose translation MMLRRRKLLASVTPRFTERGGRDLKPHGVRLRFLKATEQTLRKRERQSPHPLPQSLLAAMGSPGGVWHHLPDDSEGEDEAVSPSEELETVLDACSQRRNIVGFWLLGLCNNFAYVVMLSAAHDVLRHQKVPASNETEPTPPSIPPESTANTSRYDCNTISTGAVLLADILPTLLIKFSAPFCIHLFPYGAVVSAWSSGTGGAGLIGALSYLGLTEAGLSPQHTLLIMTIVPVIMQASYSFVLSPPPQAPRCSWGVQPQTSLHASSSTQQPLLGVKSALQHKAQNPQLSLQEKGHIVKGLLKYLIPLAIVYFAEYFINQGLFELLYFHKAPFSHPQQYRWYQMLYQAGVFISRSSASCVRIRHIWLLAVLQCLNMVFLLVAVALMFIPSIYLVFALVLYEGLLGGAGYVNTFHCVSEESKPEHREFAMGVACTADTLGISLSGAIAIPVHKYFCHLH comes from the exons ATGATGCTGCGTAGGCGGAAGCTTCTTGCATCTGTTACGCCTCGATTTACAGAGAGGGGCGGTCGCGACCTAAAGCCGCACGGTGTAAGGCTCCGATTTCTTAAAGCTACAGAGCAGACCCTCAGAAAGAGAGAACG GCAGTCGCCCCACCCGCTACCCCAGTCTCTCCTGGCTGCTATGGGATCTCCTGGGGGTGTATGGCATCACCTCCCCGATGATTCTGAAG GGGAAGATGAAGCCGTGTCACCCTCTGAGGAACTCGAGACTGTTCTGGATGCTTGTAGCCAGCGAAGGAACATTGTAGGCTTCTG GTTGCTGGGACTCTGCAACAACTTTGCCTATGTGGTAATGCTGAGTGCTGCCCATGACGTTCTCCGCCATCAGAAGGTGCCAGCGAGTAATGAGACTGAGCCA ACTCCCCCCAGCATTCCTCCAGAGAGCACTGCAAACACTTCTCGTTATGACTGCAACACTATCTCTACAGGG GCTGTGTTGCTGGCTGACATTCTGCCCACCCTTCTCATCAAATTTAGTGCTCCATTTTGTATCCACTTGTTCCCATACGG TGCTGTAGTGTCTGCCTGGTCTTCCGGAACAGGCGGGGCTGGCCTGATCGGGGCACTTTCCTACCTCGGGCTGACAGAAGCAGGTCTGAGCCCTCAACACACCCTCCTCATCATGACCATTGTTCCTGTCATCATGCAGGCCAG CTATTCCTTTGTGTTGTCTCCACCCCCTCAGGCCCCCCGCTGCAGCTGGGGTGTTCAACCACAGACATCTCTGCATGCTTCTTCCTCGACTCAGCAGCCACTCCTAGGGGTTAAATCTGCCCTCCAACACA AGGCACAAAACCCTCAGCTTAGCTTGCAGGAAAAGGGGCACATAGTCAAG GGTCTCTTAAAATACCTCATTCCTTTGGCCATTGTGTATTTTGCTGAATACTTCATCAACCAGGGGCTG TTTGAGCTGCTGTACTTCCACAAAGCACCTTTTAGTCACCCGCAACAATATCGTTG GTATCAAATGCTCTACCAGGCTGGGGTCTTTATTTCTCGTTCCTCTGCCAGCTGCGTACGGATTCGGCACATATGGCTCCTTGCAGTGCTGCAG TGCCTGAACATGGTGTTCCTCTTGGTTGCTGTGGCCCTAATGTTTATACCCAGCAtctatttggtttttgctctGGTGCTCTACGAGGGATTGCTGGGAGGAGCTGGCTATGTGAACACTTTCCACTGTGTCAGCGAAGAG AGCAAACCAGAGCACCGCGAGTTTGCCATGGGCGTTGCTTGTACAGCCGACACGTTGGGCATCTCACTTTCGGGTGCCATTGCTATCCCTGTCCACAAATATTTCTGTCACCTCCATTGA
- the CLN3 gene encoding battenin isoform X1 — translation MMLRRRKLLASVTPRFTERGGRDLKPHGVRLRFLKATEQTLRKRERQSPHPLPQSLLAAMGSPGGVWHHLPDDSEGEDEAVSPSEELETVLDACSQRRNIVGFWLLGLCNNFAYVVMLSAAHDVLRHQKVPASNETEPTPPSIPPESTANTSRYDCNTISTGAVLLADILPTLLIKFSAPFCIHLFPYGLRVAICVITAWGSFLLVAFSTSTAQSITGVVLASISSGLGEITFLALTSFFNSAVVSAWSSGTGGAGLIGALSYLGLTEAGLSPQHTLLIMTIVPVIMQASYSFVLSPPPQAPRCSWGVQPQTSLHASSSTQQPLLGVKSALQHKAQNPQLSLQEKGHIVKGLLKYLIPLAIVYFAEYFINQGLFELLYFHKAPFSHPQQYRWYQMLYQAGVFISRSSASCVRIRHIWLLAVLQCLNMVFLLVAVALMFIPSIYLVFALVLYEGLLGGAGYVNTFHCVSEESKPEHREFAMGVACTADTLGISLSGAIAIPVHKYFCHLH, via the exons ATGATGCTGCGTAGGCGGAAGCTTCTTGCATCTGTTACGCCTCGATTTACAGAGAGGGGCGGTCGCGACCTAAAGCCGCACGGTGTAAGGCTCCGATTTCTTAAAGCTACAGAGCAGACCCTCAGAAAGAGAGAACG GCAGTCGCCCCACCCGCTACCCCAGTCTCTCCTGGCTGCTATGGGATCTCCTGGGGGTGTATGGCATCACCTCCCCGATGATTCTGAAG GGGAAGATGAAGCCGTGTCACCCTCTGAGGAACTCGAGACTGTTCTGGATGCTTGTAGCCAGCGAAGGAACATTGTAGGCTTCTG GTTGCTGGGACTCTGCAACAACTTTGCCTATGTGGTAATGCTGAGTGCTGCCCATGACGTTCTCCGCCATCAGAAGGTGCCAGCGAGTAATGAGACTGAGCCA ACTCCCCCCAGCATTCCTCCAGAGAGCACTGCAAACACTTCTCGTTATGACTGCAACACTATCTCTACAGGG GCTGTGTTGCTGGCTGACATTCTGCCCACCCTTCTCATCAAATTTAGTGCTCCATTTTGTATCCACTTGTTCCCATACGG CTTACGTGTCGCCATCTGTGTCATCACAGCCTGGGGCAGTTTCTTGCTAGTGGCTTTCTCAACAAGCACAGCCCAAAGCATCACAG GTGTTGTGCTGGCCAGCATATCATCTGGCCTGGGTGAAATAACGTTTCTGGCGCTCACATCTTTTTTCAACAG TGCTGTAGTGTCTGCCTGGTCTTCCGGAACAGGCGGGGCTGGCCTGATCGGGGCACTTTCCTACCTCGGGCTGACAGAAGCAGGTCTGAGCCCTCAACACACCCTCCTCATCATGACCATTGTTCCTGTCATCATGCAGGCCAG CTATTCCTTTGTGTTGTCTCCACCCCCTCAGGCCCCCCGCTGCAGCTGGGGTGTTCAACCACAGACATCTCTGCATGCTTCTTCCTCGACTCAGCAGCCACTCCTAGGGGTTAAATCTGCCCTCCAACACA AGGCACAAAACCCTCAGCTTAGCTTGCAGGAAAAGGGGCACATAGTCAAG GGTCTCTTAAAATACCTCATTCCTTTGGCCATTGTGTATTTTGCTGAATACTTCATCAACCAGGGGCTG TTTGAGCTGCTGTACTTCCACAAAGCACCTTTTAGTCACCCGCAACAATATCGTTG GTATCAAATGCTCTACCAGGCTGGGGTCTTTATTTCTCGTTCCTCTGCCAGCTGCGTACGGATTCGGCACATATGGCTCCTTGCAGTGCTGCAG TGCCTGAACATGGTGTTCCTCTTGGTTGCTGTGGCCCTAATGTTTATACCCAGCAtctatttggtttttgctctGGTGCTCTACGAGGGATTGCTGGGAGGAGCTGGCTATGTGAACACTTTCCACTGTGTCAGCGAAGAG AGCAAACCAGAGCACCGCGAGTTTGCCATGGGCGTTGCTTGTACAGCCGACACGTTGGGCATCTCACTTTCGGGTGCCATTGCTATCCCTGTCCACAAATATTTCTGTCACCTCCATTGA
- the LOC133365852 gene encoding golgin subfamily A member 6-like protein 22 isoform X2 encodes MEHFQRLLGSLQQALDYVSSFTTYLLGDETHPGAEESGSRRDSKNCCSRHDGEVETARDGDISPRRHLEVFEGSLTTEITPANQEIQVTSEAAVQGAQAPQAILKSSKLSYRCEGQEKAEEKLSESAHFPADAPEPRPTTTAAAVIGSFEQRDVEGPTATGGLHQWESEGTSWIGEVQQQGALEMVAETEKKRPEEKQEWDRGPADEIEEDEEREQVETVWDEGIQQRVPVLAQLVGEQQSKLEEMAWPVEFQHSGLEEEVEDKMAEGQQLETTRDPEDEAEVEEDQQEETNMAAAREGIAQEIACRAQTEGDQEEVLGGKEEVRRSPPWEPRDEVEVARETEGDQERELEGTLCNVGIQDRAADWAEFVERQQRGQEETAKMAEGQQLEVEQNQEEEPEAEENMLQEESDAAATEEGIQQAPPSRAETEGDQEEVQEGEEGAGRCHQWEPKETVVTLKEQDGEPKGVAENRKGQQAELVGREGGQQGELEEPVRNDDTEAKEEEQEEETGEEWLESDQEGESERLAEARDLDEKALEEAGVQPRQAQETERSTQQEPMVCNASRAGMFPAEVTPLDSSAQKERVLLRRKSSIRRAPSLKKQTMDTPSEKMDIAEENTQAQPQTASRQNLRHSGFGPMHPNMMAELQMRLRKPQ; translated from the exons ATGGAGCACTTTCAACGGCTGCTGGGGAGCCTGCAACAGGCCTTG GATTATGTTTCATCTTTCACCACTTACCTCCTTGGAGATGAAACTCATCCAGGAGCAGAAGAGTCAGGAAGTAGAAGAGATAGCAAGAACTGTTGCAGCCGCCATGACGGAGAAGTGGAGACAGCACGCGATGG gGACATTTCTCCAAGGAGACATCTAGAGGTCTTTGAAGGTTCACTCACCACAGAG ATCACCCCAGCCAACCAGGAGATCCAGGTAACATCAGAAGCAGCAGTCCAGGGTGCTCAGGCTCCACAGGCCATTCTCAAATCTTCCAAATTGTCCTACAGATGTGAGGGACAGGAAAAGGCTGAGGAAAAGCTCTCAG AGTCGGCTCACTTCCCAGCTGATGCCCCAGAGCCAAGACCCACCACCACAGCAGCAGCTGTGATTGGCAGCTTTGAGCAGAGAGATGTGGAGGGGCCAACTGCGACTGGAGGGCTCCATCAATGGGAATCAGAGGGAACCAGCTGGATAGGGGAAGTTCAGCAGCAGGGGGCGCTAGAGATGGTGGCAGAAACAGAAAAGAAGCGGCCTGAAGAGAAACAGGAGTGGGACCGAGGACCAGCAGATGAGATTGAAGAGGATGAGGagagggagcaggtggaaacTGTGTGGGATGAGGGGATTCAGCAAAGGGTACCAGTTTTGGCCCAGCTTGTGGGAGAACAGCAGAGCAAGCTGGAGGAGATGGCATGGCCTGTGGAATTTCAGCACAGTGggctggaggaggaggtggaagacAAGATGGCGGAGGGACAGCAGCTGGAGACTACGAGGGATCCGGAAGATGAAGCAGAGGTGGAAGAGGACCAGCAGGAGGAGACAAATATGGCAGCAGCAAGAGAAGGAATTGCGCAAGAGATAGCCTGTAGAGCACAGACTGAGGGAGACCAGGAGGAGGTGCTAGGAGGGAAAGAAGAGGTCAGGAGAAGCCCTCCATGGGAGCCAAGGGATGAAGTAGAAGTGGCAAGAGAGACTGAAGGGGACCAGGAGAGGGAGCTGGAAGGAACTTTGTGCAATGTGGGGATTCAGGACAGGGCAGCAGATTGGGCAGAGTTTGTGGAGAGACAGCAGCGAGGACAGGAGGAGACAGCCAAGATGGCGGAGGGACAGCAGCTGGAGGTTGAGCAAAACCAGGAGGAAGAGCCAGAGGCTGAAGAGAACATGCTGCAGGAGGAGTCGGATGCAGCAGCAACCGAAGAAGGAATTCAGCAAGCGCCACCAAGCAGGGCAGAGACTGAGGGAGACCAGGAGGAGGTGCAAGAAGGGGAAGAAGGAGCCGGGAGATGCCATCAGTGGGAGCCAAAGGAAACTGTTGTGACTTTGAAAGAGCAGGATGGGGAGCCAAAGGGAGTAGCAGAGAACAGGAAGGGTCAGCAAGCAGAACTGGTAGGGAGAGAAGGGGGGCAGCAAGGGGAGCTAGAGGAACCGGTGAGAAATGATGACACAGAGGCTAAAGAGGAAGAACAGGAGGAGGAAACTGGAGAAGAATGGCTGGAGAGTGACCAGGAGGGAGAGTCAGAGAGGCTGGCGGAAGCCAGAGACCTTGATGAAAAAGCCCTGGAAGAGGCCGGAGTCCAGCCGAGGCAGGCACAAGAGACGGAGAGGAGCacacagcaggagcccatggtgtGCAATGCCTCCCGTGCTGGGATGTTCCCAGCTGAG gtcaCTCCCCTGGACTCGAGTGCCCAGAAGGAGCGGGTGCTGCTTCGCCGTAAGAGCTCTATCCGGCGGGCACCTAGCTTGAAGAAACAGACAATGGACACCCCATCAGAAAAGATGGACATAGCTGAGGAGAACACTCAAGCTCAACCACAAACAGCAAGCAGGCAAAACCTGAGGCATTCTGG GTTTGGGCCTATGCACCCCAACATGATGGCTGAACTGCAGATGCGCCTGCGCAAGCCCCAGTGA
- the LOC133365852 gene encoding golgin subfamily A member 6-like protein 22 isoform X1, with protein MEHFQRLLGSLQQALDYVSSFTTYLLGDETHPGAEESGSRRDSKNCCSRHDGEVETARDGDISPRRHLEVFEGSLTTEALPFQITPANQEIQVTSEAAVQGAQAPQAILKSSKLSYRCEGQEKAEEKLSESAHFPADAPEPRPTTTAAAVIGSFEQRDVEGPTATGGLHQWESEGTSWIGEVQQQGALEMVAETEKKRPEEKQEWDRGPADEIEEDEEREQVETVWDEGIQQRVPVLAQLVGEQQSKLEEMAWPVEFQHSGLEEEVEDKMAEGQQLETTRDPEDEAEVEEDQQEETNMAAAREGIAQEIACRAQTEGDQEEVLGGKEEVRRSPPWEPRDEVEVARETEGDQERELEGTLCNVGIQDRAADWAEFVERQQRGQEETAKMAEGQQLEVEQNQEEEPEAEENMLQEESDAAATEEGIQQAPPSRAETEGDQEEVQEGEEGAGRCHQWEPKETVVTLKEQDGEPKGVAENRKGQQAELVGREGGQQGELEEPVRNDDTEAKEEEQEEETGEEWLESDQEGESERLAEARDLDEKALEEAGVQPRQAQETERSTQQEPMVCNASRAGMFPAEVTPLDSSAQKERVLLRRKSSIRRAPSLKKQTMDTPSEKMDIAEENTQAQPQTASRQNLRHSGFGPMHPNMMAELQMRLRKPQ; from the exons ATGGAGCACTTTCAACGGCTGCTGGGGAGCCTGCAACAGGCCTTG GATTATGTTTCATCTTTCACCACTTACCTCCTTGGAGATGAAACTCATCCAGGAGCAGAAGAGTCAGGAAGTAGAAGAGATAGCAAGAACTGTTGCAGCCGCCATGACGGAGAAGTGGAGACAGCACGCGATGG gGACATTTCTCCAAGGAGACATCTAGAGGTCTTTGAAGGTTCACTCACCACAGAG GCCCTTCCTTTTCAGATCACCCCAGCCAACCAGGAGATCCAGGTAACATCAGAAGCAGCAGTCCAGGGTGCTCAGGCTCCACAGGCCATTCTCAAATCTTCCAAATTGTCCTACAGATGTGAGGGACAGGAAAAGGCTGAGGAAAAGCTCTCAG AGTCGGCTCACTTCCCAGCTGATGCCCCAGAGCCAAGACCCACCACCACAGCAGCAGCTGTGATTGGCAGCTTTGAGCAGAGAGATGTGGAGGGGCCAACTGCGACTGGAGGGCTCCATCAATGGGAATCAGAGGGAACCAGCTGGATAGGGGAAGTTCAGCAGCAGGGGGCGCTAGAGATGGTGGCAGAAACAGAAAAGAAGCGGCCTGAAGAGAAACAGGAGTGGGACCGAGGACCAGCAGATGAGATTGAAGAGGATGAGGagagggagcaggtggaaacTGTGTGGGATGAGGGGATTCAGCAAAGGGTACCAGTTTTGGCCCAGCTTGTGGGAGAACAGCAGAGCAAGCTGGAGGAGATGGCATGGCCTGTGGAATTTCAGCACAGTGggctggaggaggaggtggaagacAAGATGGCGGAGGGACAGCAGCTGGAGACTACGAGGGATCCGGAAGATGAAGCAGAGGTGGAAGAGGACCAGCAGGAGGAGACAAATATGGCAGCAGCAAGAGAAGGAATTGCGCAAGAGATAGCCTGTAGAGCACAGACTGAGGGAGACCAGGAGGAGGTGCTAGGAGGGAAAGAAGAGGTCAGGAGAAGCCCTCCATGGGAGCCAAGGGATGAAGTAGAAGTGGCAAGAGAGACTGAAGGGGACCAGGAGAGGGAGCTGGAAGGAACTTTGTGCAATGTGGGGATTCAGGACAGGGCAGCAGATTGGGCAGAGTTTGTGGAGAGACAGCAGCGAGGACAGGAGGAGACAGCCAAGATGGCGGAGGGACAGCAGCTGGAGGTTGAGCAAAACCAGGAGGAAGAGCCAGAGGCTGAAGAGAACATGCTGCAGGAGGAGTCGGATGCAGCAGCAACCGAAGAAGGAATTCAGCAAGCGCCACCAAGCAGGGCAGAGACTGAGGGAGACCAGGAGGAGGTGCAAGAAGGGGAAGAAGGAGCCGGGAGATGCCATCAGTGGGAGCCAAAGGAAACTGTTGTGACTTTGAAAGAGCAGGATGGGGAGCCAAAGGGAGTAGCAGAGAACAGGAAGGGTCAGCAAGCAGAACTGGTAGGGAGAGAAGGGGGGCAGCAAGGGGAGCTAGAGGAACCGGTGAGAAATGATGACACAGAGGCTAAAGAGGAAGAACAGGAGGAGGAAACTGGAGAAGAATGGCTGGAGAGTGACCAGGAGGGAGAGTCAGAGAGGCTGGCGGAAGCCAGAGACCTTGATGAAAAAGCCCTGGAAGAGGCCGGAGTCCAGCCGAGGCAGGCACAAGAGACGGAGAGGAGCacacagcaggagcccatggtgtGCAATGCCTCCCGTGCTGGGATGTTCCCAGCTGAG gtcaCTCCCCTGGACTCGAGTGCCCAGAAGGAGCGGGTGCTGCTTCGCCGTAAGAGCTCTATCCGGCGGGCACCTAGCTTGAAGAAACAGACAATGGACACCCCATCAGAAAAGATGGACATAGCTGAGGAGAACACTCAAGCTCAACCACAAACAGCAAGCAGGCAAAACCTGAGGCATTCTGG GTTTGGGCCTATGCACCCCAACATGATGGCTGAACTGCAGATGCGCCTGCGCAAGCCCCAGTGA